From Microcystis aeruginosa NIES-2549, a single genomic window includes:
- a CDS encoding DNA methyltransferase, whose protein sequence is MAATTVKDISNPDTYKGLYSFHKYWGKKPTESISFFIQNYTSITDIVLDPFLGSGLISRECLSQKRRFIGIDINPFSVEHTKFLLELPEATSFRETFKSVETNIKQKINDTYRTSNGKIASHYLWNGKNLSKIWIKPEVGRSRIEIEPNEFDWENFNSFSQYSVRNIREAIFFTNSRINSNNQMSIYDLFTSRSLHNIDLILDEVKTLPDTLKRAFLLTLTSSSGQMSSMVFAITNRGKAKKQVSNKIEVGSWVIGYWRPHLHFEINVWNCFESRANKLHKTLLNIGRREHPQCESINRLLESTQGALILNEDCLSVMKTIPEKTIKLICTDPPHSDRIPYLELSEMWNSILNEKVCFEKEIIVSNAKERNKKKDEYIKQMKLFINEASRVLTDEGIFLMYFNARDKQSWRFLEVLENSSDLNFVGTFPMEYSANSVVQDNRKGGLKTDYVLVLVKKRFNIKFQHRLDEIPGWSASLPKVGLEP, encoded by the coding sequence TCCTTTTTTAGGTTCAGGTCTAATTAGCCGAGAATGTTTATCTCAGAAAAGAAGGTTTATTGGAATTGATATTAATCCATTTTCAGTTGAACACACAAAGTTTCTATTAGAGCTGCCAGAAGCCACATCATTTCGTGAGACTTTCAAGAGTGTTGAAACTAATATCAAGCAGAAAATTAATGATACATACCGTACCAGTAATGGAAAGATTGCATCTCATTACCTATGGAATGGCAAAAACCTCTCAAAGATATGGATTAAACCAGAGGTAGGTAGAAGTAGAATTGAAATCGAACCAAATGAGTTTGATTGGGAAAATTTCAACTCGTTTTCTCAGTATTCAGTTCGTAATATTAGAGAGGCAATTTTTTTCACAAACTCTAGAATTAATTCTAACAACCAGATGTCCATCTATGATTTATTTACTAGCAGGTCTTTACATAATATTGATCTGATACTCGATGAAGTAAAAACACTTCCTGATACGCTTAAACGAGCTTTCTTGTTAACTCTTACTTCCTCCTCGGGGCAAATGTCATCTATGGTGTTTGCAATTACTAATAGAGGGAAAGCTAAGAAACAAGTTTCTAATAAGATTGAAGTTGGAAGCTGGGTTATTGGTTACTGGCGACCGCACTTACACTTTGAGATCAATGTTTGGAATTGTTTTGAAAGTAGAGCCAACAAATTACACAAGACTTTGCTTAACATTGGCAGACGTGAACATCCACAATGCGAGTCGATAAACAGGCTTTTAGAAAGTACTCAAGGTGCCTTGATTCTTAATGAGGATTGCTTGAGCGTGATGAAAACCATACCTGAGAAAACCATAAAGCTAATTTGTACCGATCCACCTCATAGTGATAGGATTCCCTACCTTGAGTTAAGCGAGATGTGGAATTCTATCTTAAATGAGAAAGTATGTTTTGAAAAAGAGATCATTGTTTCTAATGCCAAGGAAAGAAACAAAAAGAAAGATGAATATATTAAACAGATGAAACTATTCATCAATGAAGCGAGTCGTGTCCTTACTGATGAGGGAATATTCTTAATGTATTTTAATGCGCGCGATAAGCAAAGCTGGAGGTTTCTAGAGGTTCTCGAAAACAGTTCTGATTTAAACTTTGTCGGTACTTTCCCTATGGAATACTCTGCAAATTCGGTAGTTCAGGATAATAGGAAAGGCGGGTTAAAGACAGATTATGTTCTTGTACTTGTTAAAAAGAGATTCAATATTAAGTTCCAGCATAGGCTAGATGAAATCCCAGGATGGTCAGCTTCACTACCAAAAGTGGGTTTGGAACCATGA
- the tadA gene encoding tRNA adenosine(34) deaminase TadA encodes MWDYLKSIDEKAYEKHRQWMQLALNLAATAGDRGDVPVGAVIVDKQGHLIAQGANCKEKHHDPTAHAEILAIRAASQVLGNWHLNDCTLYVTLEPCPMCAGAIIQARLGLLVYGADDPKTGVIRTVANLIDSPFSNHRLPVIAGILAKESGELLQTWFEKKR; translated from the coding sequence ATGTGGGACTATCTAAAGTCTATTGATGAAAAAGCCTATGAGAAACATCGGCAATGGATGCAGTTAGCTTTAAATTTAGCGGCAACTGCGGGGGATCGGGGTGATGTACCTGTGGGAGCGGTTATCGTGGATAAACAGGGACATTTAATCGCTCAAGGGGCTAATTGCAAGGAAAAACACCATGATCCCACCGCTCACGCCGAAATTCTGGCGATTCGTGCCGCTAGTCAAGTTTTAGGCAATTGGCACTTAAATGATTGTACCCTCTACGTCACCCTCGAACCCTGTCCCATGTGTGCTGGGGCAATCATTCAGGCTAGGCTAGGATTATTAGTGTACGGTGCTGACGATCCCAAAACAGGAGTTATCCGCACTGTGGCTAATTTGATTGATAGTCCTTTTTCTAACCATCGTTTACCAGTAATCGCGGGAATTTTAGCCAAGGAATCCGGGGAATTATTACAAACATGGTTTGAGAAAAAAAGATGA
- a CDS encoding transposase family protein has translation MKNYTWEYIQKYPKQTKRLLGIDYQQLEQLMALGKLIHRKNQSEIEKTKIRINQPGSGTPPKLSEEEQIVLMLVYLRHHLSFQILGLIFQVSESTAHNIFTYWQKLFEGELPPSLLEQIKKCQEEEIIIEQLRDYELIVDSAEQPVERPTDYQEQKIYYSGKQKRHTLKSQFIVLPKAEDIVDVVIGQPGPTSDIKICRQTLSKFDSQQTFIGDKAYLGENQIRTPDKKPKNGELTENQIKENKVLSSRRIFVEHLIRVVKVFKVVQERFRLNKSRYKSVLLTVCGLVRLRISALILEVIEGEQSGEVIDVIISHSFPSKLDFVSSNPD, from the coding sequence ATGAAAAACTACACTTGGGAATACATTCAAAAATATCCGAAACAAACTAAAAGACTATTAGGAATTGACTACCAACAACTAGAACAACTGATGGCACTTGGAAAACTTATACATCGGAAAAACCAATCAGAAATCGAAAAAACCAAAATTAGGATTAATCAACCAGGAAGCGGAACACCTCCTAAATTATCAGAAGAGGAACAAATTGTTCTAATGTTGGTTTATTTAAGACATCATCTAAGCTTTCAAATCTTAGGACTAATATTTCAAGTGAGTGAATCAACGGCTCATAATATCTTTACCTATTGGCAAAAACTTTTTGAAGGAGAGTTACCGCCAAGTTTGTTAGAACAAATAAAGAAGTGCCAAGAAGAGGAAATAATAATTGAACAATTAAGGGATTATGAGTTGATTGTCGATAGCGCAGAACAGCCCGTGGAGAGGCCGACCGATTATCAAGAACAAAAAATATATTATTCGGGAAAGCAAAAAAGACATACTTTAAAAAGTCAATTTATTGTCTTGCCAAAAGCTGAAGATATTGTTGATGTAGTTATTGGTCAACCTGGTCCGACGAGCGACATAAAAATCTGTCGGCAAACTTTAAGCAAATTCGATTCTCAACAAACTTTTATTGGAGATAAAGCTTACCTAGGAGAAAATCAAATCAGAACTCCTGATAAAAAACCTAAGAATGGAGAATTAACCGAGAATCAAATTAAAGAAAATAAAGTTTTATCATCTCGGCGAATTTTTGTTGAGCATTTAATTCGAGTTGTCAAAGTATTTAAAGTAGTTCAAGAAAGATTTAGATTAAATAAAAGTCGATATAAATCGGTTTTACTGACCGTTTGTGGCTTAGTAAGGTTGAGAATTAGTGCGCTAATTTTAGAAGTAATAGAAGGGGAGCAATCAGGGGAAGTAATTGACGTTATAATTAGCCATAGTTTTCCGTCAAAATTGGATTTTGTCTCTTCAAACCCTGATTAA
- a CDS encoding 5-formyltetrahydrofolate cyclo-ligase, which produces MDSATKKAQLRKQLITQRRSLPKHIWQENSQQLCKNLQSLPLFQHAKTILAYFSYRQEPDLSSLFCQHHRWGFPRCDGDSLTWHCWTADDPLELNRYGIYEPTAIAPLILPAEVDLLLIPAVACDRQGYRLGYGGGYFDRLLHSPEWQAIPSIGIVFDFAYLDTLPLDTWDQKLQAICTESRTEIF; this is translated from the coding sequence ATGGATTCTGCTACCAAAAAAGCCCAATTACGCAAACAACTAATTACCCAAAGACGATCGCTTCCTAAGCATATTTGGCAAGAAAATAGTCAACAACTTTGCAAAAATTTACAATCTTTACCCCTCTTTCAACACGCTAAAACCATTCTCGCTTACTTCAGTTATCGTCAAGAGCCGGATTTAAGTTCCTTATTTTGCCAACACCATCGCTGGGGTTTTCCCCGTTGTGACGGAGATAGCCTGACTTGGCACTGTTGGACTGCCGACGATCCCCTAGAATTAAATCGTTATGGCATCTACGAACCAACAGCGATCGCTCCTCTCATTTTACCGGCCGAAGTGGACTTACTGTTAATTCCTGCCGTTGCTTGCGATCGCCAAGGTTATCGCTTAGGTTACGGGGGGGGTTATTTTGATCGTCTCTTACATTCCCCCGAATGGCAAGCTATCCCCTCGATCGGGATTGTCTTTGACTTTGCCTATCTCGATACCCTTCCCCTCGATACTTGGGACCAAAAATTACAGGCAATCTGTACCGAATCGAGAACCGAAATTTTTTAA
- a CDS encoding aldo/keto reductase, with the protein MSESRRLQFTPDLEICRILNGMWQVSGAHGSIAPQKAISSMFSYLDAGFTTWDLADHYGPAEDFIGEFRRQLVAQRGIDALNNLQAFTKWVPRPGKMTKEIVAKNIAISLRRMDVDSLDLLQFHWWDYRDNNYLDALYFLGELQQEGKIKHLALTNFDTEHLKIILSAGIKIVSNQVQFSLIDRRPLVKMAQFCQEHNIYLLAYGTLAGGLLGAKYLGHPEPNAMSLNTASLRKYKNMINAWGNWQLFQELLTVLKAIADSYHVTIPNVAVRYVLEQKAVAGAIIGVRLGVAEHIQENARIFDFQLSPQDYQKIDHVLQKSRDLLQLIGDCGDEYRR; encoded by the coding sequence ATGTCCGAATCTCGTCGCTTACAGTTTACCCCCGATCTGGAAATTTGCCGTATTTTGAACGGAATGTGGCAGGTTTCAGGCGCCCATGGTTCGATCGCACCCCAAAAAGCGATCTCTAGTATGTTCTCCTATCTAGATGCCGGTTTCACCACTTGGGATCTGGCCGATCATTACGGTCCAGCCGAAGATTTTATTGGTGAATTTCGTCGTCAATTAGTCGCCCAAAGGGGCATTGATGCTTTAAATAATCTGCAAGCTTTCACTAAATGGGTTCCCCGTCCGGGTAAAATGACTAAGGAAATAGTCGCCAAAAATATCGCTATTTCCCTGCGTCGCATGGATGTGGATAGTCTCGATTTATTGCAGTTTCACTGGTGGGATTATCGCGATAACAATTATCTAGATGCCTTATATTTTTTAGGAGAATTACAACAGGAAGGCAAAATTAAACACCTGGCCTTGACTAATTTCGACACGGAACATTTAAAAATTATTCTCAGCGCCGGGATTAAAATAGTCTCCAATCAAGTCCAGTTTTCTCTAATCGATCGCCGTCCCCTCGTCAAAATGGCGCAATTTTGCCAAGAACATAACATCTATCTACTCGCCTATGGTACTCTAGCAGGAGGCTTATTAGGGGCAAAATATCTCGGTCATCCCGAACCCAATGCCATGAGTCTCAATACCGCTAGTTTACGGAAATATAAAAACATGATCAATGCTTGGGGAAACTGGCAATTATTCCAAGAATTATTAACCGTTCTTAAAGCGATCGCTGATTCCTATCATGTCACCATTCCTAATGTGGCAGTGCGTTACGTTCTCGAACAAAAAGCCGTAGCCGGGGCAATTATCGGGGTGCGTTTGGGTGTTGCTGAACATATCCAAGAAAATGCCCGTATTTTCGATTTTCAATTATCCCCCCAAGACTATCAAAAAATTGATCATGTCTTACAAAAATCCCGGGATTTATTGCAGTTAATCGGTGATTGCGGTGATGAGTACCGTCGTTAA
- the nagA gene encoding N-acetylglucosamine-6-phosphate deacetylase codes for MITLINARIPAHQDRQQIEINAAGKIERITEMGRKTRGEKIIDMEGDWLSLGGVDLQINGGLGLAFPDLEITDLEKLDKISDYLWNQGIDGYLPTLVTTSVEKFQKSLSVIAKYIEKQKQENRASAQVLGVHLEGPFLNYEKRGAHPGQYLLNPSIETVDKIFGDYLSIIKIITLAPELDSSVTVIKYLSDRGITVSLGHSQANQEIAKKAFLQGAKMVTHAFNAMPPLHHRQPGLLGEAIINREVYCGLIADGQHIHPTMIELLLKASNYHQGIFLVSDALAPIGLGDGVYPWDEREIEVKQGTARLFDGTLAGTTLPLLQGVANLVNWGICDLETAILLGTESPRKAIGLAGLSVGQPANFLRWQSASNWERLDFCQHFGL; via the coding sequence ATGATAACCCTAATTAACGCTAGAATTCCCGCCCATCAGGATCGACAACAAATAGAGATAAATGCTGCTGGAAAGATCGAGAGGATAACGGAGATGGGGAGAAAGACAAGAGGGGAAAAGATTATCGATATGGAAGGGGATTGGCTATCGTTGGGAGGAGTAGATTTACAGATCAACGGAGGATTAGGATTAGCATTTCCCGACTTAGAAATAACAGATCTAGAAAAATTAGATAAGATTAGCGATTATCTTTGGAATCAAGGAATTGATGGTTATCTTCCCACCCTAGTCACCACATCCGTGGAGAAATTTCAAAAATCCCTCTCAGTAATTGCCAAATATATCGAAAAACAGAAACAGGAAAATCGAGCGAGCGCGCAGGTTTTAGGAGTACATTTAGAGGGACCATTTTTAAACTATGAAAAAAGGGGGGCGCATCCAGGACAATATCTTTTAAACCCAAGTATAGAAACAGTAGATAAAATCTTTGGGGACTACTTATCGATCATAAAAATTATCACCCTAGCCCCAGAATTAGATAGTAGCGTTACGGTGATTAAATACCTAAGCGATCGAGGAATTACCGTCAGCTTAGGACATTCGCAGGCGAATCAAGAAATAGCCAAAAAAGCCTTTTTACAGGGGGCAAAAATGGTTACTCATGCCTTCAATGCCATGCCTCCTTTACACCATCGTCAACCGGGGTTATTAGGGGAAGCAATTATCAATCGCGAGGTGTATTGTGGGTTAATTGCCGATGGTCAACACATCCATCCAACTATGATAGAATTATTACTAAAAGCCAGTAATTATCATCAAGGAATTTTCTTAGTTAGTGATGCTTTAGCGCCAATCGGTTTAGGGGATGGTGTCTATCCTTGGGACGAGAGAGAAATTGAAGTTAAACAGGGAACAGCAAGACTTTTTGACGGTACTTTAGCGGGAACAACCTTACCCTTATTACAAGGAGTAGCCAATTTAGTCAACTGGGGAATATGTGATTTAGAAACGGCGATTCTTCTAGGGACAGAATCCCCCAGAAAAGCGATCGGATTAGCGGGTTTATCGGTGGGACAACCTGCCAACTTTTTGCGCTGGCAATCGGCATCAAATTGGGAAAGATTGGATTTCTGCCAGCATTTTGGCCTCTAA
- a CDS encoding metallophosphoesterase family protein: MFFRKIGKQTQEPRRIIIGDVHGSFQTLLRLLNRVAPDSKDEVYFLGDLIDRGQQSLEVVDFVIKNNYQCLLGNHEYMLLKALAGKEVSEKWLTGWIESGGAATLLSYNNNIPAEHINWFQSLPAYLDLGDIWLVHAGVHPEYPLEQQTNEQFCWIRNEFHTMTQPYFKDKLIITGHTLTFTFPGVKPGQLARGSGWLDIETGVYHPQSGWLTALDWTNQLVYQVQAQNKNCRTIPLEKAVVNLDIDKISRYSSRESSSKSLNL; the protein is encoded by the coding sequence GTGTTTTTTAGAAAAATCGGGAAACAGACTCAAGAACCGCGTCGTATTATTATCGGAGATGTGCATGGCAGTTTTCAGACACTTTTGCGACTATTAAACCGAGTTGCCCCCGATAGTAAAGATGAGGTTTATTTTCTGGGAGATTTAATTGATCGAGGACAGCAGAGCTTAGAAGTGGTGGATTTCGTCATCAAAAATAACTACCAATGTCTGCTAGGAAATCATGAATATATGCTCTTAAAAGCTCTGGCAGGAAAAGAAGTTTCTGAAAAATGGTTAACGGGCTGGATCGAGAGTGGCGGGGCGGCGACACTACTAAGTTATAATAACAATATACCCGCCGAGCATATTAATTGGTTTCAATCCCTACCTGCTTATTTAGACCTAGGAGATATTTGGTTAGTTCATGCGGGAGTACACCCAGAATATCCCCTTGAACAGCAAACGAACGAGCAGTTTTGTTGGATTAGAAATGAATTTCATACCATGACCCAACCCTATTTCAAGGATAAACTAATTATCACAGGTCATACTTTAACCTTTACCTTTCCAGGTGTCAAACCGGGGCAACTAGCTCGCGGCAGCGGTTGGCTAGACATTGAAACTGGGGTTTATCATCCTCAAAGTGGTTGGTTAACTGCTTTAGATTGGACAAATCAATTAGTTTATCAAGTGCAGGCTCAAAATAAAAATTGTCGCACGATCCCTTTAGAAAAAGCGGTAGTTAATCTAGATATTGACAAGATTTCTCGCTACTCCTCCAGGGAAAGCTCATCTAAATCGCTGAATCTTTAA
- a CDS encoding SirB1 family protein has product MTLELLYQAFIETIQHPDPEINLARAALQIANFEYPYLNIDHYLNRINLMADEVKKRLPDRLYPLKIVNIINQYLFEDLQFTGNTKDYYDPRNSYLNDVIDRRTGIPLTLSIIYLEIAKQIDFPMVGIGMPGHFIIRPDFEEVEIFVDPFHGGEILFKQDCQERLSQVYQQPVKLEEHFLNIATNQQILLRLLTNLKYIYLNRQQWSQTIRTLDLLLLLIPNHPLELRDRGLVYYQIGQFTQAQQDLGFYLALLPNAQDAESIRQLLQKINS; this is encoded by the coding sequence ATGACCCTTGAACTCTTATACCAAGCTTTCATCGAAACAATTCAACATCCTGACCCTGAGATAAATCTAGCTCGGGCAGCCCTGCAAATAGCCAATTTTGAATATCCTTACCTCAATATTGATCACTATTTAAATAGAATAAATTTAATGGCTGACGAGGTAAAAAAACGTTTACCCGATAGATTATATCCTTTAAAAATAGTCAATATTATCAATCAATATTTGTTTGAAGATTTACAATTTACTGGTAATACTAAAGACTACTATGACCCCCGCAATAGCTACTTAAATGACGTAATTGATCGCCGCACGGGTATCCCACTCACTCTCTCGATTATCTATTTAGAGATTGCCAAACAGATCGATTTTCCCATGGTAGGAATTGGTATGCCGGGCCATTTTATTATCCGTCCCGATTTCGAGGAAGTGGAAATTTTTGTCGATCCCTTTCACGGTGGTGAAATCCTATTTAAACAGGACTGTCAAGAAAGATTAAGTCAAGTTTATCAACAGCCAGTTAAATTAGAAGAACATTTTCTCAATATTGCTACCAATCAGCAAATTTTATTACGTTTGCTGACTAATTTAAAATATATTTACCTAAATCGTCAACAATGGTCTCAGACAATTCGGACCCTAGATCTGCTACTTTTGCTCATTCCTAATCATCCCCTAGAGCTGCGCGATCGAGGTTTAGTTTACTATCAAATTGGACAATTCACCCAAGCACAACAGGATTTAGGCTTCTATCTTGCCCTCCTACCCAACGCCCAAGATGCGGAATCCATTCGACAATTATTGCAAAAAATTAACTCTTAA
- a CDS encoding VOC family protein: protein MTISPYLTTKKLKIGQLRKVHHIAFNVKDMEASRHFYGEILGLEELVAEKIPTTLKELVAQGKVANFITPDGTVIDLFWEPDLNPPDDNPEIAFTRANHLAFDIAPEGFDFALEVLQSQGITIASGPVTRPTGKGVYFYDPDGFIVEIRCDPAS, encoded by the coding sequence ATGACTATTAGCCCTTACCTAACCACGAAAAAACTCAAAATCGGTCAACTGCGAAAAGTCCATCATATCGCTTTCAACGTCAAAGATATGGAGGCTTCTCGTCATTTTTATGGGGAAATATTAGGCTTAGAGGAATTAGTGGCCGAAAAAATTCCCACCACCTTAAAAGAATTAGTTGCTCAGGGAAAAGTGGCCAATTTTATCACCCCCGATGGTACAGTAATTGACCTATTTTGGGAACCAGATTTAAACCCTCCCGACGACAATCCGGAAATCGCTTTTACCCGTGCCAACCATTTAGCCTTCGATATTGCCCCCGAAGGCTTCGATTTTGCCCTAGAAGTGCTACAAAGTCAGGGAATTACCATTGCTAGTGGACCCGTGACCCGGCCCACTGGTAAGGGGGTTTACTTCTACGATCCCGATGGCTTTATCGTCGAAATTCGCTGTGATCCGGCATCTTAA
- the fabZ gene encoding 3-hydroxyacyl-ACP dehydratase FabZ produces the protein MTIVTEALTELEPVIKTTFTVEEIRQLLPHRYPFALVDRIIDYVPGKKAVGLKNVTINEPFFPGHIPSRPLMPGVLIVESMAQVGGVILTQLPGMKGKFFAFAGIDKTRFRRPVVPGDQLIMTVELLSFKMNKIAKMQGEARVDGQLAAQGEMMFSIFD, from the coding sequence ATGACCATCGTTACCGAAGCCTTAACCGAGTTGGAACCAGTCATAAAAACTACCTTCACCGTCGAGGAAATTCGCCAACTACTGCCCCATCGTTATCCCTTTGCCCTGGTCGATCGGATTATTGACTATGTACCAGGTAAAAAAGCCGTTGGCCTCAAAAATGTCACGATCAACGAGCCTTTTTTTCCCGGTCATATTCCCAGTCGTCCCTTGATGCCGGGGGTGTTAATTGTTGAATCTATGGCCCAAGTGGGGGGAGTGATTTTGACGCAATTACCCGGGATGAAAGGGAAATTTTTTGCCTTCGCAGGCATTGATAAAACCCGTTTTCGTCGTCCCGTGGTGCCGGGGGATCAATTGATCATGACGGTGGAATTATTGTCCTTCAAGATGAATAAAATTGCTAAAATGCAAGGGGAAGCAAGAGTCGATGGGCAATTGGCCGCCCAGGGCGAAATGATGTTTTCCATCTTTGATTGA
- a CDS encoding SpoIID/LytB domain-containing protein — protein sequence MTNKHTARLLGSYLQRLPAHSWLVLVFWALIIAPVQAAVELRIAISKGVSAVSVGSSTDAVVKDGAGRVLGELTAMNALNANPRGKAVGLADWQASQLIIEPENDGYVWINDRWYRGRTRIIRQGSGVTALNLVDLEEYLYSVVGAEAIPSWPQEALKAQSVAARTYALYQMNTSGNRIYDLDTTTRTQVYKGLESEFTSTHEAVNATAGQIMSFNGKPILAVFHSSSGGHTENVEDVWNSPLPYLRGVVDYDQVAPVFQWSKNFSANELGRLIGGVGRVRSLSPERTTPHGRVIRMRIVGDQGSKLISDTQLRRILELRSTLFTISANNGTFAINGRGFGHGIGLSQWGAFSLADQGVTYDRILSHYYQNARLTEMPN from the coding sequence ATGACCAATAAACACACAGCCAGGCTGCTGGGTAGTTACCTGCAGCGTCTGCCTGCCCATAGCTGGCTCGTCCTAGTTTTTTGGGCTTTGATTATCGCTCCAGTCCAGGCTGCTGTCGAGTTACGCATTGCCATCAGTAAAGGTGTTAGTGCCGTCTCCGTGGGCAGTTCCACCGATGCTGTGGTGAAAGATGGGGCCGGCAGAGTCCTAGGAGAATTGACCGCCATGAATGCCCTCAATGCTAATCCCAGAGGAAAAGCGGTGGGTTTGGCCGATTGGCAGGCCAGTCAATTGATCATCGAACCGGAGAATGATGGTTACGTCTGGATTAACGATCGCTGGTATCGAGGACGAACAAGGATCATTCGGCAAGGTTCTGGGGTGACAGCCCTAAATTTAGTCGATTTAGAGGAATATCTCTATAGTGTCGTCGGTGCGGAGGCGATTCCCTCCTGGCCGCAAGAGGCCTTAAAAGCCCAATCCGTGGCGGCGCGTACCTATGCCCTCTACCAAATGAATACTTCCGGCAATCGCATCTACGATCTTGATACTACCACCCGCACCCAAGTTTATAAGGGTCTAGAAAGCGAGTTTACTAGCACCCACGAGGCGGTTAATGCCACCGCCGGGCAAATTATGAGCTTCAACGGCAAACCGATTCTAGCGGTGTTTCACTCCTCCTCTGGGGGCCATACGGAAAATGTCGAGGATGTTTGGAATTCCCCCTTACCCTACCTGCGCGGTGTCGTCGATTACGACCAAGTCGCCCCGGTATTTCAATGGTCAAAAAACTTTAGCGCCAATGAATTAGGCCGTTTAATCGGTGGTGTCGGTCGCGTGCGATCGCTATCTCCCGAAAGAACCACTCCCCACGGACGGGTGATTAGAATGCGTATAGTGGGCGATCAAGGCTCTAAATTAATCTCTGATACCCAATTACGGCGAATACTGGAGCTGCGTAGTACCCTATTCACGATTTCAGCTAATAACGGTACTTTTGCCATCAATGGTCGCGGTTTCGGTCATGGGATCGGTTTAAGTCAATGGGGCGCTTTTTCCCTCGCCGATCAAGGGGTGACTTATGACCGCATTCTCAGCCATTATTATCAAAATGCTCGTTTAACTGAAATGCCCAATTAA
- a CDS encoding Coq4 family protein codes for MLFTTNLISVTKGIISLLQNPSNIMSVYDIEDGLKESWLQRLSLQYVKSDRATAQIIAQRYLAASPCLETLLKLPEDSLGYHYATHLISLNFDPNFYRSIQVNSDTDYLLLRLRQTHDIWHIVTGFGVDGMGELQLKAFELSQTRRPLAIVILLGGLLGALFSSPLSLHSLWEEIVIAYNLGKNTRPFLAQKWELAWEKSLVVWRQELAIVHSNLGN; via the coding sequence ATGCTATTCACAACTAATCTAATCAGTGTGACCAAAGGAATAATTTCTCTTTTACAAAATCCCAGTAACATTATGTCTGTATATGATATTGAAGATGGCTTAAAAGAGAGTTGGTTACAGCGATTATCTTTGCAATATGTTAAAAGCGATCGAGCTACCGCTCAAATAATTGCCCAAAGATATCTAGCCGCTAGTCCCTGTTTAGAAACCCTGCTAAAACTCCCAGAAGATTCCCTGGGTTATCATTATGCTACTCACCTAATTAGTCTCAATTTTGATCCTAATTTTTATCGGTCTATTCAGGTCAATTCCGACACAGATTATCTGCTGCTTCGCCTACGGCAAACTCACGATATCTGGCATATAGTAACGGGTTTTGGTGTCGATGGCATGGGAGAATTGCAACTGAAAGCTTTTGAATTAAGTCAAACTCGTCGCCCTCTAGCTATTGTCATACTTTTAGGGGGATTATTGGGAGCTTTATTTTCTTCCCCACTTTCTTTACATTCTCTCTGGGAAGAGATTGTCATCGCCTATAATTTGGGCAAAAATACTCGACCTTTTTTAGCGCAAAAATGGGAACTAGCTTGGGAGAAATCCCTGGTAGTTTGGCGGCAAGAATTGGCGATTGTCCACTCGAACCTAGGAAATTAA
- a CDS encoding YiaA/YiaB family inner membrane protein, translated as MNDKKYGTAPSHTQAWIFQTWLSFIISISATSLGVIYLPVDPWIKGYLGMGLLFSVGSTINLSKTVRDVEESKRLINRIDEAKLERILSQYDPYKE; from the coding sequence ATGAACGATAAAAAATACGGTACTGCTCCCAGTCATACTCAAGCGTGGATTTTTCAAACTTGGTTATCTTTTATTATTTCTATTTCCGCCACTTCTTTAGGAGTTATTTATCTACCAGTAGATCCGTGGATTAAAGGTTATTTAGGCATGGGTTTACTATTTAGCGTCGGTTCCACCATTAATTTATCAAAAACTGTCCGCGATGTCGAAGAATCTAAACGCTTAATTAATCGCATTGATGAAGCAAAGTTAGAACGGATATTGAGTCAGTACGATCCCTATAAGGAGTAG